One genomic segment of Peptococcaceae bacterium includes these proteins:
- a CDS encoding D-alanyl-D-alanine carboxypeptidase: MFRNKNMTRNVIWAAIFLSLLVSSLFPRAAPGAELPLRAESAVLFDAYSGRVLYEKNPHLKAYPASMTKLMTLVLAAEAIDSGKIKLTDMVAASENASSYGGSQIFLAPGEVLSLKDLLLGIAMASGNDASVAVAEYIAGSHEGFVEMMNNKAQELGMKETHFVNCNGLHDPDHYSTAYDFGLLGLYALKFPLVRELCSVKHYRIREETGKPFQYDNKNKLLWFYPGTDGFKTGWTVDAKYCLTATCERNGLRFVSVVMGVPAKSGQFEDTKTLFNWGYSQFVFKNFYQENEVLGSVRVGKGTVDSVAAVPGKKVGLTVPKGEDKGLTAKVELFPMIDAPVRAGDVVGYVSIMKNDEVLSRMDLQAGESVEKGSWWREFKKVMKTTVAG, encoded by the coding sequence TTGTTCCGCAATAAGAATATGACCAGAAACGTTATATGGGCAGCGATTTTTCTTAGTTTGCTTGTCTCTTCACTGTTCCCCCGAGCCGCACCGGGTGCCGAGCTTCCCCTGAGGGCTGAATCGGCCGTTTTATTCGATGCTTATTCCGGCAGGGTCCTGTACGAGAAAAACCCACATTTGAAAGCATATCCGGCCAGCATGACCAAGTTGATGACCCTGGTTCTAGCGGCGGAAGCGATTGACAGCGGCAAAATAAAGCTGACTGACATGGTGGCAGCAAGTGAAAACGCCTCCTCTTACGGGGGTTCCCAAATCTTTTTGGCTCCGGGTGAGGTGCTGTCCTTGAAGGACTTGCTGCTGGGGATAGCGATGGCCTCGGGAAACGATGCCAGTGTGGCCGTGGCCGAGTACATCGCCGGGTCGCACGAAGGCTTTGTGGAAATGATGAATAATAAAGCACAGGAACTGGGGATGAAAGAAACCCATTTTGTCAACTGCAACGGCCTCCACGACCCGGACCATTACTCCACGGCTTATGATTTTGGCTTGCTTGGCCTGTATGCGCTCAAGTTTCCCTTGGTCAGGGAGCTTTGCTCGGTTAAACATTACAGGATACGCGAGGAAACCGGCAAGCCGTTCCAATACGATAATAAGAACAAGCTTCTCTGGTTTTATCCCGGGACCGATGGTTTTAAGACAGGCTGGACCGTGGATGCTAAATACTGCCTGACAGCCACCTGCGAACGGAACGGGTTGAGGTTTGTTTCCGTAGTAATGGGCGTTCCGGCTAAAAGCGGGCAGTTTGAAGATACCAAGACGCTTTTTAACTGGGGTTATTCACAGTTCGTCTTTAAGAATTTTTATCAGGAAAACGAGGTTTTGGGTTCGGTGAGGGTTGGCAAGGGTACGGTTGACTCTGTAGCCGCTGTTCCCGGGAAAAAGGTTGGCCTTACAGTACCCAAAGGAGAGGATAAAGGCCTGACCGCAAAGGTCGAGTTGTTTCCGATGATTGATGCCCCTGTCAGGGCGGGAGATGTGGTGGGGTATGTTTCCATCATGAAAAACGACGAGGTCCTTAGCCGGATGGATCTTCAAGCGGGGGAAAGCGTGGAAAAGGGTTCCTGGTGGCGAGAATTCAAAAAAGTGATGAAGACCACAGTTGCCGGATAA
- the spoIIAA gene encoding anti-sigma F factor antagonist: MSFILHSKNRTLTVRVKGELDLVTAGEFRETVDKALDEMVAQNLIIDMGRVTFIDSSGLGVILGRYRKVKAKGGQVILIGLNPNIKRILEMSGVQSFIPVCASEADAWRLLDKKAI, translated from the coding sequence ATGTCGTTTATTTTACATAGTAAAAACAGGACGTTGACTGTTAGGGTAAAAGGAGAACTTGACCTGGTTACAGCGGGGGAATTCCGGGAAACGGTTGATAAGGCCCTCGATGAAATGGTCGCCCAGAACCTGATCATTGATATGGGAAGGGTCACTTTTATTGATAGTTCCGGGCTGGGTGTTATCCTGGGAAGGTACCGCAAGGTAAAGGCAAAAGGCGGACAGGTTATCCTTATTGGTCTTAATCCTAATATTAAGAGGATTTTGGAAATGTCGGGGGTACAGTCTTTTATTCCTGTCTGTGCCTCGGAAGCTGATGCCTGGCGCTTGCTGGATAAAAAAGCAATTTAG
- the spoIIAB gene encoding anti-sigma F factor, translating to MVKNKIILQFVSRGENVALSRIAIAALASQLNLTLNDLEEIKVATSEAVSNAIIHGYQNNPDCIVKVVGTLYEDEIVIEVADEGIGIADIRQAMQPAYSSDPERMGLGFVFMQSFMDQVDVESQINCGTKVTLRKRIGSAGAENKAVS from the coding sequence ATAGTAAAAAATAAAATAATATTACAGTTCGTGAGCCGGGGAGAAAACGTGGCCTTATCGAGAATAGCCATTGCCGCCCTTGCTTCCCAGTTGAACCTGACGCTAAATGACCTGGAGGAAATCAAGGTTGCCACATCGGAAGCGGTTTCTAACGCCATTATCCACGGCTACCAGAATAACCCCGACTGCATAGTCAAGGTTGTGGGGACCTTATACGAAGATGAGATTGTGATTGAAGTCGCTGACGAGGGTATAGGAATTGCCGATATTAGACAGGCCATGCAGCCTGCGTATTCTTCAGATCCTGAACGAATGGGTCTGGGTTTTGTCTTCATGCAGTCGTTTATGGATCAGGTGGATGTCGAGTCGCAGATCAACTGCGGGACGAAAGTGACGCTTCGCAAGCGGATTGGCAGCGCCGGAGCTGAAAATAAAGCGGTTTCTTAA
- the sigF gene encoding RNA polymerase sporulation sigma factor SigF, with protein sequence MNVRLSEMNLPRFPLLSDEEMASLLEKAQAGDMEAREKLINCNLRLVFNLVQRFANRGYELEDLFQIGTIGLIKAIDKFDLSYNVKFSTYAVPMIIGEIRRFLRDDNPVKVSRSLKENAYKINKVRDALTKEWGREPTLQEIADETGFSLEEIITSLEAVQAPTSIHETLYQDDGDPIYVIDQLSSDQEEINWFDKIALKEIMNKLSEKEKEIILMRFFQDKTQTEVASLVGLSQVQVSRIERQALKRFRALLQEENTRTGS encoded by the coding sequence ATGAACGTTAGGCTGTCGGAAATGAATCTCCCGCGTTTTCCTTTACTTAGCGATGAGGAGATGGCCAGTTTGCTGGAAAAAGCCCAGGCGGGAGACATGGAAGCACGGGAGAAATTGATAAACTGCAACCTGCGGCTTGTCTTCAACCTCGTCCAGAGGTTTGCCAACAGGGGCTATGAACTGGAAGACCTCTTTCAGATAGGCACGATCGGCTTAATAAAGGCTATCGACAAGTTTGATCTTTCATATAACGTGAAGTTTTCCACTTATGCGGTGCCAATGATTATCGGGGAGATACGCCGTTTTTTGCGGGACGATAATCCCGTTAAAGTTAGCCGTTCTTTGAAGGAAAACGCCTATAAAATCAATAAGGTTCGGGATGCGCTGACCAAAGAATGGGGCCGTGAACCAACCCTGCAGGAGATTGCCGATGAAACCGGGTTTTCCCTGGAAGAAATAATCACCAGCTTAGAAGCGGTTCAGGCGCCGACCTCCATTCACGAAACACTTTACCAGGATGACGGGGATCCGATTTACGTGATTGACCAGCTGAGCAGCGACCAGGAGGAAATCAACTGGTTCGATAAAATTGCCCTTAAAGAAATAATGAACAAACTGTCAGAAAAAGAAAAGGAAATCATTTTGATGCGGTTTTTCCAGGATAAAACACAAACGGAAGTGGCAAGCCTGGTTGGGCTCTCGCAGGTCCAGGTATCAAGGATTGAGCGGCAGGCTTTAAAACGGTTCAGGGCGCTTTTGCAGGAGGAAAATACCCGGACAGGTTCGTAG
- the spoVAC gene encoding stage V sporulation protein AC, whose translation MNLKQLLEKQQQDFQQVDSVEYQKKMLKLAPRPAVVKNAILAFVVGGLICTIGQVLTNLFSSGGLVDREAGTAASTVLVFAGALLTGLGIYDELGRVAGAGSIVPITGFANSIASSALEFKREGFVYGVGARLFTVAGPVIVYGTIVSIFIGLIYYFVK comes from the coding sequence ATGAATTTAAAACAGCTGCTTGAAAAACAGCAGCAAGATTTTCAACAGGTTGATTCGGTGGAGTACCAGAAAAAAATGTTAAAACTGGCTCCCAGGCCGGCAGTCGTTAAAAACGCGATTCTGGCCTTTGTTGTGGGAGGTCTCATTTGTACCATCGGGCAGGTCCTCACCAACCTGTTTTCTTCAGGAGGGCTGGTTGACAGGGAGGCGGGCACAGCCGCCTCGACGGTGCTCGTTTTTGCCGGTGCCCTGCTTACAGGGTTGGGTATATATGATGAACTGGGAAGAGTGGCTGGAGCAGGCTCAATCGTGCCTATTACCGGGTTTGCCAATTCCATTGCCTCGTCGGCCCTGGAGTTTAAGAGGGAAGGCTTTGTTTACGGCGTGGGAGCGCGCCTTTTTACGGTGGCAGGACCGGTTATTGTCTACGGGACGATTGTCTCCATTTTTATCGGCTTGATCTATTACTTTGTGAAGTAG